Proteins from a single region of Oncorhynchus tshawytscha isolate Ot180627B linkage group LG03, Otsh_v2.0, whole genome shotgun sequence:
- the LOC112238122 gene encoding raftlin-2 isoform X2, which translates to MGCGLRKLEDPEDSSPGKIYSTLKRPQVEIKTDTVYEYVLLDFSLEGSRPTVQYVSSLCELSQALQPYYTQGYVLTTLHPIILSVGRTRSLPFSLLYRAILARPRPSKQVVSMCHSVPVLRVEEWPIPGESLTDDTVRALIDRVNSSARGGVRFVGSVLQQAGGGGSNGRVPSPRRGYRSPPHTPPCTPPGEGELEDHSPTYSPDLRLLVFFHSWAPGCAPLEALACQYHQGALSMRVSRKGQVVSALEADWLELTAAYYRKGWSLVDSFVYWDTPKGEPVPRSLEGLFVYEERSTAPPANDTIVVEQWTVIEGSDVKTDYGPLLHTLAEFGWLLTCVLPTPIIRHDSDGNLATKQVVFLQRPVKTSSVPQRNQAGSMQRDVATHSVSRGVGSPRTHPTEELSPTAGGIGGFPVFGGGYPSALSHLEEGGFEQDDGAAEVTCM; encoded by the exons ATGGGCTGCGGATTGAGGAAACTGGAAGACCCGGAGGACAGCAGCCCCGGGAAGATCTACTCCACTCTGAAGAGACCACAAGTAGAGATCAAAACCGACACCGTTTACGAGTATGTGCTACTGGATTTCAGTTTGGAAG GTAGTCGCCCCACGGTGCAGTATGTGTCCTCTCTGTGCGAGCTgtcccaggccctgcagccctaCTACACCCAGGGCTATGTCCTCACCACTCTGCATCCCATCATTCTCTCTGTTGGACGCACGCGTTCCCTGCCCTTCAGCCTGCTCTACCGAGCCATCCTGGCCCGCCCACGACCCAG tAAGCAGGTGGTGTCCATGTGTCACAGTGTTCCTGTGCTGAGGGTGGAGGAGTGGCCTATCCCAGGGGAGTCCCTGACAGACGACACTGTTAGAGCACTGATCGACAGGGTGAACAGTAGTGCCCGGGGCGGAGTGAGGTTTGTGGGCTCAGTGCTCCAGCAGGCTGGAGGAGGGGGCAGTAACGGCAGGGTGCCTAGCCCCAGGAGAGGCTATCGATCCCCCCCACACACTCCTCCATGTACCCCTCCTGGAGAAGGAGAACTGGAGGATCACAGCCCTACCTACAGCCCTG accTAAGGTTGCTGGTGTTCTTCCACTCATGGGCACCAGGTTGTGCTCCGCTGGAAGCTCTGGCTTGTCAGTACCACCAGGGGGCACTGTCCATGCGTGTGTCCAGGAAGGGTCAGGTGGTCAGCGCGCTGGAGGCCGATTGGCTGGAGCTGACCGCAGCCTACTACCGCAAAGGCTGGTCATTGGTGGACTCGTTTGTGTACTGGGACACACCCAAAG gTGAGCCCGTGCCCAGGTCTCTAGAGGGGTTGTTTGTCTATGAGGAGAGAAGCACTGCCCCTCCTGCCAACGACACCATCGTAGTGGAGCAGTGGACCGTCATCGAG GGTTCTGATGTGAAGACAGATTACGGGCCACTCCTTCACACACTGGCTGAGTTTGGCTGGCTGCTCACCTGTGTCCTGCCCACACCTATCATCCGCCATGACAG TGATGGTAATCTGGCCACCAAGCAGGTGGTTTTCCTACAGAGACCAGTCAAGACGTCTTCAGTACCACAGAGGAACCAG GCGGGGTCCATGCAGAGGGACGTGGCCACTCATTCTGTGAGTCGTGGTGTGGGCAGCCCCCGAACACACCCCACTGAGGAGCTGTCCCCCACCGCGGGGGGTATCGGGGGGTTCCCCGTCTTCGGAGGGGGGTACCCCAGCGCCCTGTCCCACCTGGAGGAGGGAGGCTTCGAGCAGGACGACGGGGCGGCAGAGGTCACATGCATGTGA
- the LOC112238122 gene encoding raftlin-2 isoform X1, translating into MGCGLRKLEDPEDSSPGKIYSTLKRPQVEIKTDTVYEYVLLDFSLEGSRPTVQYVSSLCELSQALQPYYTQGYVLTTLHPIILSVGRTRSLPFSLLYRAILARPRPSKQVVSMCHSVPVLRVEEWPIPGESLTDDTVRALIDRVNSSARGGVRFVGSVLQQAGGGGSNGRVPSPRRGYRSPPHTPPCTPPGEGELEDHSPTYSPDLRLLVFFHSWAPGCAPLEALACQYHQGALSMRVSRKGQVVSALEADWLELTAAYYRKGWSLVDSFVYWDTPKGEPVPRSLEGLFVYEERSTAPPANDTIVVEQWTVIEGSDVKTDYGPLLHTLAEFGWLLTCVLPTPIIRHDRLCVSSDGNLATKQVVFLQRPVKTSSVPQRNQAGSMQRDVATHSVSRGVGSPRTHPTEELSPTAGGIGGFPVFGGGYPSALSHLEEGGFEQDDGAAEVTCM; encoded by the exons ATGGGCTGCGGATTGAGGAAACTGGAAGACCCGGAGGACAGCAGCCCCGGGAAGATCTACTCCACTCTGAAGAGACCACAAGTAGAGATCAAAACCGACACCGTTTACGAGTATGTGCTACTGGATTTCAGTTTGGAAG GTAGTCGCCCCACGGTGCAGTATGTGTCCTCTCTGTGCGAGCTgtcccaggccctgcagccctaCTACACCCAGGGCTATGTCCTCACCACTCTGCATCCCATCATTCTCTCTGTTGGACGCACGCGTTCCCTGCCCTTCAGCCTGCTCTACCGAGCCATCCTGGCCCGCCCACGACCCAG tAAGCAGGTGGTGTCCATGTGTCACAGTGTTCCTGTGCTGAGGGTGGAGGAGTGGCCTATCCCAGGGGAGTCCCTGACAGACGACACTGTTAGAGCACTGATCGACAGGGTGAACAGTAGTGCCCGGGGCGGAGTGAGGTTTGTGGGCTCAGTGCTCCAGCAGGCTGGAGGAGGGGGCAGTAACGGCAGGGTGCCTAGCCCCAGGAGAGGCTATCGATCCCCCCCACACACTCCTCCATGTACCCCTCCTGGAGAAGGAGAACTGGAGGATCACAGCCCTACCTACAGCCCTG accTAAGGTTGCTGGTGTTCTTCCACTCATGGGCACCAGGTTGTGCTCCGCTGGAAGCTCTGGCTTGTCAGTACCACCAGGGGGCACTGTCCATGCGTGTGTCCAGGAAGGGTCAGGTGGTCAGCGCGCTGGAGGCCGATTGGCTGGAGCTGACCGCAGCCTACTACCGCAAAGGCTGGTCATTGGTGGACTCGTTTGTGTACTGGGACACACCCAAAG gTGAGCCCGTGCCCAGGTCTCTAGAGGGGTTGTTTGTCTATGAGGAGAGAAGCACTGCCCCTCCTGCCAACGACACCATCGTAGTGGAGCAGTGGACCGTCATCGAG GGTTCTGATGTGAAGACAGATTACGGGCCACTCCTTCACACACTGGCTGAGTTTGGCTGGCTGCTCACCTGTGTCCTGCCCACACCTATCATCCGCCATGACAG ATTGTGTGTCTCCAGTGATGGTAATCTGGCCACCAAGCAGGTGGTTTTCCTACAGAGACCAGTCAAGACGTCTTCAGTACCACAGAGGAACCAG GCGGGGTCCATGCAGAGGGACGTGGCCACTCATTCTGTGAGTCGTGGTGTGGGCAGCCCCCGAACACACCCCACTGAGGAGCTGTCCCCCACCGCGGGGGGTATCGGGGGGTTCCCCGTCTTCGGAGGGGGGTACCCCAGCGCCCTGTCCCACCTGGAGGAGGGAGGCTTCGAGCAGGACGACGGGGCGGCAGAGGTCACATGCATGTGA